Genomic DNA from Candidatus Palauibacter australiensis:
CGAGATACCGGACCACGCCCGACGCCGCGTCGAGGCCGAACGCGCTCCCGCCCGAGAGCACGATGGCGTGGGCTTCCTGCACGCTGTTCACCGGATCGAGGAGGGCGATCTCCCGCGTCCCCGGCGCCCCGCCCCGTACGTCGACCCCCGCCACGGCGCCGTCCTCGGCGAGAACGACCGTACAGCCCGTGGGCCGCTCCTCCAGCGTGAAGTGACCCAGCGCGAGTCCCTCGACCGCCGTGATGCCGCCCCCCGCCGAATCCGCTGTCTCCTGCGCCACACACCCTCCCGCCGCGAGAAGTCCGCCCACCACCCCGGCCGCCGCGAGCGCGACGCCCCGCGCCACGGACGGCCCGGCAGACTCCGGTCTCAGTCTCATCCGCACCGCCATCGCACCGCCATGCTATCCGGCGAACTCGTACACGAGGCTCTCCCCGGGCAGACCCTCGACTCGCAGCACGACCGTGCCGGGTCCGGGTCCGTAGAACTGCCGGTAGCGCGTTCTGACCAGGTCGAGATCGAAGACGCGGGTGTCGGTCACCCAGCGCTCGCAGGCATCGCCGTTCGCCTCGTGGACGAGTTCCGCCGGAAGCTGCACCGGATCCGATTCCAGGAACGTCTCCGAGATCACCAGCGTGAAGGTGTGCCTGCGGCAACCGCCCGAGTACCCCACCTCGACGGTCAACCCGTGTCCGTCCACCGAGGCCGAGTTCGCGACATAGGGATCGTCCCCCCAGTCGCCGTCCCCCGACAGAACCACGTTGTTGTCCGGCACATCCGGCCCCAGCCCCGACTCGCCGCACCCCGGCACGACAAGGAGTCCGAGCAGTAGCGGAGCCGAGACCCTCGCCCGAACAGAAAAAGCCGAGAAACCTGCAGTCGAAAGTGTCATGTGAGCAATGTAGCACCGCCCCCCCGGCGGCGGATCGGCCACGGCCGGTAATTCCCTACTCGCCGGCGGAGCGGGGCAGAACACAAGTGCTTGCGCTTCGAGGAGTGGAACCCCCGCCGACGAAACGAGACCTTCGGAAGTCGTCGAGAGGTACTTCGGGACCGAGTACGGGGTCGAGTTGCCTGAGCCTTCTCGCTCCGGATACAAGCCGGTCGTGTTCGAGGACGAGTGCGGCGGTGAAGCTTCAGGCAGCCCTTCGGCAGCCCGTGGCCGCAGCCGTTAAGCGCGGAGTTCGGGGCGGTTGCGGTAGTCTTCGAGGGCCTCGGGGTTGGCGAGGGCCTCGACGTTCTTCACGGACTCTCCCAGGACCACGGCTCGCACGGCGAGTTCCGAGATCTTGGCGCTCTTCGTGCGCGGGATGTCCGTCACCTCCAGTATCCGCGCCGGGACGTGGCGGGGCGAGGCGTTCTCCCGGATCTCCCTCCGGATCCGCGCCTCCAACTCCTCGTCCAGACTCCGCCCTTCCGCGAGCCGCACGAAGAGGACGACGCGCGTGTCGTTCTCCCACGGCTGCCCGATGACGATGGATTCGAGAATCTCCGGCAGCCGGTCCACCAGCCGGTAGATCTCCGCCGTTCCCATCCGCACGCCGCCCGCGTTCAGCGTCGCGTCGGAGCGGCCGTAGATCACCGTGCCGCCGTGCTCCGTCCACTCCATCCAGTCGCCGTGTCGCCAGACGTTGGGATACATGTCGAAGTACGCCGCGTGGAAGCGGCTCCCGTCGTCGTCTCCCCAGAACCCCGTCGGCACCGACGGGAAGGGCGACTTGCAGACGAGTTCCCCCTTCCCGGCCGGCATCGACCGCCCCTCTTCATCCCACACATCCACGTCCATGCCCAGCGACGGCGCCTGGATCTCGCCCCGCCACACGGGGAGGAGCGGGTGTCCCACCACGAACCCCGCGCACAGGTCCGTCCCGCCCGAAATCGAGGCGAGGTGGACGTCGGGCTTCACGTCCCGGTACACGTAGTCGAACCCCTCCGGGACGAGGGGAGACCCGGTGGAGAGCATCGTCCGCACCGAGGAGAGGTCGTGCGTCTCCCGCGGCCGGAGCCCCGCCTTCCCGAGCGCGTCGATGAACTTCGCGGACACGCCGAGCTGGGTCATCCGTACTTCGTCCGCGTAGTCGAACAGGACGTGCGGCCCGGGATGGAAAGGCGATCCGTCGTACAGGACCGCCGTCGCCTCGCTCGCCAGCGCCGACGACAGCCAGTTCCACATCATCCACCCGCAGGTCGTGTAGTAGAAGGCGCGGTCGCCCGGCCGGATGTCCGCGTGAAGCCGGTGCTCCTTCAGGTGGGTGAGGAGGATGCCGCCCGCCCCGTGCACGATGCACTTCGGGACGCCGGTCGTGCCCGAGGAGAAGAGGATGTAGAGGGGATGGTCGAACGGAAGCCGCCGGAACTCGATCTCCCGCGCGCTCCACGGGCCGATGAAGTCGTCGAAGCTTACGGCGTGGGGGATCGCCGAGATGTCCGGATCCGGTTCGGTGTGGGGGACGATGATCACGCGCTCCACCGAGGGGAGGCGCCGCACGATCTCCGGCAGGCGGTCGAGGCTCGAGTACCGTTTGCCCTGCCAGAAGTAGCCGTCGGCCGCGAGGAGGACGCGCGGTTCGATCTGCCCGAAGCGGTCGAGTACGCCCTGCACGCCGAAGTCGGGCGAGGCGGTGGAGATCGTGGCCCCCAGGCTCGCCGACGCGAGCATGTACACGATGGACTCGGGCATGTTCGGCACGTAGCCGGCCACCCGGTCTCCCGGCTCGATTCCGAGCGCGTCCAGCGCCTGTGCGAGGCGTGAGGTCGTGTCGTAGAGCTCGGCCCACGTAAGGTCGCGGCGGACGCGGTCTTCGGCCCGGAATAGGAGCGCCGGCCCGTCGTCGCGGCGGCGGAGCAGGTTCTCCGCGTAGTTCAGCCGCGCGTCCGGGTACCAGCGCGCCCCCGGCAGGCGGTCGAAGTCGACGACCACG
This window encodes:
- a CDS encoding acetoacetate--CoA ligase, encoding MTASRAGSRPGMTGEARPLWTPDPDFAAMTNMARFTRYANETCGAGAESPDALWRWSIREPEAFWNAVWDFCGVIGERGERVVVDFDRLPGARWYPDARLNYAENLLRRRDDGPALLFRAEDRVRRDLTWAELYDTTSRLAQALDALGIEPGDRVAGYVPNMPESIVYMLASASLGATISTASPDFGVQGVLDRFGQIEPRVLLAADGYFWQGKRYSSLDRLPEIVRRLPSVERVIIVPHTEPDPDISAIPHAVSFDDFIGPWSAREIEFRRLPFDHPLYILFSSGTTGVPKCIVHGAGGILLTHLKEHRLHADIRPGDRAFYYTTCGWMMWNWLSSALASEATAVLYDGSPFHPGPHVLFDYADEVRMTQLGVSAKFIDALGKAGLRPRETHDLSSVRTMLSTGSPLVPEGFDYVYRDVKPDVHLASISGGTDLCAGFVVGHPLLPVWRGEIQAPSLGMDVDVWDEEGRSMPAGKGELVCKSPFPSVPTGFWGDDDGSRFHAAYFDMYPNVWRHGDWMEWTEHGGTVIYGRSDATLNAGGVRMGTAEIYRLVDRLPEILESIVIGQPWENDTRVVLFVRLAEGRSLDEELEARIRREIRENASPRHVPARILEVTDIPRTKSAKISELAVRAVVLGESVKNVEALANPEALEDYRNRPELRA
- a CDS encoding P1 family peptidase, which encodes MRLRPESAGPSVARGVALAAAGVVGGLLAAGGCVAQETADSAGGGITAVEGLALGHFTLEERPTGCTVVLAEDGAVAGVDVRGGAPGTREIALLDPVNSVQEAHAIVLSGGSAFGLDAASGVVRYL